Within Oncorhynchus keta strain PuntledgeMale-10-30-2019 unplaced genomic scaffold, Oket_V2 Un_contig_6766_pilon_pilon, whole genome shotgun sequence, the genomic segment AGTCATGCGAGGAAGATATAAGAGAGGGATATAAGCGAGAAATCGAGTGCCTTAGCCAGCTACCTTTCTCAAGTGAAGTCTGTGTCTCTAGTTCTGCCTGTGGCCTTGGCTGACTCTTTGGAGATCGACTCTGGCCAATGTGTGTCAAAGCAGACTGGAGAGATGTCATGTGTTTTCGATGAGAACGAACAGCACTGTCCAACAATTGCCTGGGTTGGGGGGAACATTTTAATATCTGTATTGACACATTATGGTCAGCAGCATATAGTCAGTATGTAATACGAATAGCGACTTCCAAGATGCCATGCGTTACTTCTTGCATTCATTTCATACCTGAGATTCTTGATTTCTTTTCGCATGACAGATATCTGCTGGTTGAGTTTGCTGGCATGCTCGGTACAGTTGCAAGTGGCAGACATTTTGATAGTGTCCTGATTGCTTTGCTAGTTTGTCATTGATTAGAttaaataatcagaattcatacAATAACATCTGATAATGTAAAATATCAGAGATTGTTTGTGCTGCCTAACAAAAGTACACATATCTGCTGAAATGCTTTCGCACATGTGTGTCGTCATTTCTAGCTGGCCAACCAGCAACTTACTAATGGAAAGCGGTGACTGAGTGCTGTAGCAAGCATGCGCAAATGATTACGTAAATTGTGAAGCAAAATTTCAAACTCGTGTCCTGATGGGGAGTTATGGATGAAACTCGTAGAAATAACTATTTTTAATGGTTGTCAGTTTAGAGAAATGCCAAAACAACATGTCTACTGTAATATTGAATATATATAATGACTCCTTCGACATTGTTTCACTACTGTAAAAGGACAGCAGAGGGTACTATTGAGCAACTGAGACTTGTTCTTGTTTTGTAGATGATCATAAcaaggagacagtcatattatcaACAAAGCATCACACCTTTATTATCATAGCGCTTATCTGAAATAAACCATTggtataaaaaatgtaaaaatcacAATTAGAAAACACAGTTACCAGAAATGATTAAATACAAATGCACTTTCAAATGCTGCCATATTTAGCTTTACAAATCATGTATTAAATACAGACAATTCAGTTCTTGCAACATAACAAATTTAGACACCATTCATgaagcaaaaataaataaatccatgGGTCGGTTTAAAGCTGGAATTTATGCATCTCATTGTACATTACATTTCATATCCATACTCTATCAGGCTCAAAATGACAAAGATGAGTTAACCAGTAAGGCTAAACTGCATCACCTCTCAAATGCACATGTTGACAGAATAGATTACATTGCATGTAATCTGTCTGTATGTTATCAGAGGCCAGATCTGAGTGGATTTCAGAAGACGTTTCTTGGTGGATGATCTTGTGAAGGAGCACCCGTGTAAAACCTGGGGAACGTAGAGAACACTCTATTCTGTTCAGGCACATTGACAGACGGCTCCTCACTTGACCCTATGACAGAAAGGTGGTTAGTTGAACATTTCTGATTATGCTATATGTGACAAATATCATATCCCCCACAGCTAGATAACATCCCAATGAGCTCATTGGCCAGACACTTCAGTATATTCAGAAGTCAAGTACATGACTGCAAAGAGACATTCATTAATTGATGCCATTAGTACCTTGATCAGTGCCCCAGTTGTTTTGAGATGGAGGGATGTCTTCCTTCTCATCAGGACCCAAGTCCTCAATCAGCACCTGGTCCAGGGTGTCACTACCCTGGTCACTGCCTTCAGTGTACAGGGTCTCCGACAGGGATGGTGCAGGGGCAGTAACAGGGTTATTATACATTGGAGAAGGGGCAACAACAGCCACAGGAGCAGGGGCAAGGATAGGGATAGGTTCTGAGACGGGGGGAACATACGCCGGTAGTGATTCTGGCGGGCCAGGGTCCACCGGAAGGAATGGGGATAGTGAGATCAAGGTAGGGGCAGGGGTGACTTCCACTGGTTTGGACACCAcctttacaatgacagcctcctGTTCTGGCTCTTCCTGGGAAGCTGGGACCTCCGGTGTTGGATCAGTCTTCCTCGGCCTTCCTCGTCTTCCCGAGctactcttctcctctcttcccctcgctcTCTTCCTCCTGCTCTCTAGCCTGAAGTCACACAAATAGAAATGTAATCGTGGGTTGTCATTATACACTTCCTCGCAACTGGAATGTTTACACTTTGCAGCTGATTACGGTGATAAGCTTGGCgatattcattcattcattgttGATAGTGCAAAGTACTTGATCGAAATGTGTGGTGCCAATAGCTGGAAACGCCTAAGCAACCTTTGGTTTCCTCTTGCTTCATATTGGACAATGTGGGCTGGAAGACTGATAGACAGCCAAATACGATCATTATCAAATATACTGTTTCATGTACACAAATTTATTTATGCATGTACACATCTTTGACTATTTTCTGCTCTTACATTCtttaaacatacaaaaacataaAGTCATGTTAAGTGGCTTTTCAGCCAAACTTATTTAAGCACGTAAGCACTAGAGTAAGCCAATAAGGACAAAGGGCTTAGCAGCTGTATTGAAGCCCACATAGTCCACTCAAGTGTCTAGTTAAACACATTTGTCGGCTGAAGCAGAAAACCGTCATTAGTGGTTGAAATCTAGGCCTCTTCCTAACTCTAACATGTTTGTTAGAGGATGAGTGTGCATTACTAGTTCTGCACCTCTTCTTAATGTCTACATTTACCCATAAACCCACTGGTTAATCGCCTTCTCCTCGGCCTCTGCCTTTCTTTTCTTGAGAAGGTCTCTGTCTCTTAGCCGCCGCTGGATCCCACCTGTAACACCGACCAACAtacaccagtcagccagtcagtcagtcagctgtcaACGACAGACAGGACACTTCACTCTCATTCCTCTTTTCAATTCTATTACATCAATAGTCAGAGTGTAAGACACATTTAG encodes:
- the hemgn gene encoding hemogen isoform X1, with amino-acid sequence MEGTFDKEKPELEYKNPNDNQGGIQRRLRDRDLLKKRKAEAEEKAINQWVYGLESRRKRARGREEKSSSGRRGRPRKTDPTPEVPASQEEPEQEAVIVKVVSKPVEVTPAPTLISLSPFLPVDPGPPESLPAYVPPVSEPIPILAPAPVAVVAPSPMYNNPVTAPAPSLSETLYTEGSDQGSDTLDQVLIEDLGPDEKEDIPPSQNNWGTDQGSSEEPSVNVPEQNRVFSTFPRFYTGAPSQDHPPRNVF
- the hemgn gene encoding hemogen isoform X2, which translates into the protein MEGTFDKEKPELEYKNPNDNQGGIQRRLRDRDLLKKRKAEAEEKAINQLESRRKRARGREEKSSSGRRGRPRKTDPTPEVPASQEEPEQEAVIVKVVSKPVEVTPAPTLISLSPFLPVDPGPPESLPAYVPPVSEPIPILAPAPVAVVAPSPMYNNPVTAPAPSLSETLYTEGSDQGSDTLDQVLIEDLGPDEKEDIPPSQNNWGTDQGSSEEPSVNVPEQNRVFSTFPRFYTGAPSQDHPPRNVF